TCATAAGATCAATCTCACTACTCTTATTCACAGCATCAATAACGCCAATCTTAATCCAGCAATCTCAATCTCCGATTATATCCAATGCATGTTCGCTAAGCAAATGAAATGCAATCAAAGAAAGCGGATCAAGCAAGCAGACAGCACTCACTCTGCAATCAAGAGGATTGACGGAGACAGCTCTCGCACGGACCAGGACCTCGTTCGGATTGAGATTCGGCACCGGAACATTCTCCCGGAGCTCCAAAACCTCCGGGCCGCCGAATCGTGGCAGCATCACAGCGCGGCAACCGGTGAAGATGCTCCGTAGGGAACTTAAACTCGCCGGATGGGACACCAATCCGGCGATAGAGCTACCGCGATATGATCTCATCACTCGCATTTCTCCTCCGTCGATGCGAAAATTTGCTTCTTCTATTTTAAGACTTTAAAGGTTTTTATGTAACCCCAGAAACGGAAAATTGAAGACGTGGCAGCATTAGCGTCCGCAGACCGGGTTTGTTTACTTGCAAGCTGCTGGTTTCGATCAACCCGGTTAGTTCCAAACCGAACCGATTCAACCAGAAGTTTAATTAAACCAACCGGCTTGAAATTCTTGAAATTGAGCTAGAGGAATGTAGCTCGAACCAGTTGCAAAACCATTTACTGAACCAAAAATGAAAAGCCATCAACACATGATGCATGTACCGAGCCAAAAACATTAGTAAATATGATTCCAAGTTCATCTCAAACCAGTACATGTGAGAATAGTGGCATGGACAATGTgagaatctttctttttttttcgtcgGCCAACCTTGTTCGAATCTTAATTGGACAAAACGAGTCAAGTAACATAAAAAGTCCAGATGAGAATATTTTGATAATGAACTTGTATACAACAAGATGGTACATTGTGGGAACCTGATGCTAACAAGTAAAGCCCACAGCAAAAATGGAAGAGACGAACAAAACTTTTCATCTATTGTTGGTTTCTGTTTGATCAGAATGTTTGCTTTAGCTTTGTTTGGTTCAAACAGTTGAGGTGTGATTAGCTTCCTTTACTCTCTTCTTAGGCTTACGCTTCTTTTGTTTCAGCCTCATCCGTGTCTGGTCTTTCACGTTTCTCTCCCACTCTCTTCTGTTCTTCTGGTAAAGCAGCATTGCAGCTCTTGCATCATCAATCTGTCGATGGAAACAAGAGTTGAGATTTGCGGAACTAAAAGAACATGATAAAGTGGGATCAAACATGTTTGTCAGATGTAGAAACTTACAGGACAGTGCTCTCCGTTTTGGATGTCGGCCCCTAGAAACTCAGATGCAAGATGTTTCAGAGACTTTCTTGTTTTGTCCCTGTTTGGAAGATTACAGATGGGTTCAATAGGAAAAGATGAAAAGAGAAAAGAGGGGTTGGTGAGATGTGAGAAATACTTGAGAAAAGGCTGATACTCTGCTGTGTCCCTTATGTCCTTTTTCGGGTGAGTTAACAGCAAAACCTGTAGCAAAAGTCTAGTTCTGTTAAAACTATGTATTAGGCAAAGTAATCAGATTCGagatttgtgataaaaactacAGACAGACCTTGAGATCGTTGTGCAAGGCATGTCCCACGAGAATCTTCCCCTTGATCAACTCCGCTACTTTGGTCTGAGCAACTCGGAAATCTTTGGCTGAAGATTAataggaagaaaaaaaagaaattaaaatgaAAGTTCAAAACTATTAAGTGGATGTTTCCATTCATTTGTAGGAACAAAGGTCAAGAATGTTGATAGATTCAAGAAGAAAGGTACGAAATGATGAAAGTAAAACCAACCCTTTCTTAAGTCTCTAGGTCGAATCCCACTAATATGCGTTCGAAAGTCAACAACACGTTCCACTGGACGAACAAACTCATCGTATAGAACATTTCCCCATTTGTTTACCTGTGAAACAACCAGTGAGCTTCACGTGGAAGAAGAGACGGGTATAATCCTCAAGAAGATGGATTAAGAGAAAGGCATTCAATGTATACATACCAAGGTAACACGTCCAAGGGCGCTTTTGGTTCCTTGACTGACACCAACCATTTCACAGTCCATAGCCACTTCATCTGTCAAACTACCCCACACGTTGGTAAGATTTGATATACACAGATTGACTCAAAGAATCATTTTCTATCAACACTGTTTAAAAATGCTATAAACCTGTTGTCAATTACAGTGTATATCTCTCAGCTACTTAGTTAGTACCACATAGCAATCAAACGCATTTAGCGACAGAGAGAGTCCACAAAGCTAACCTGGAATCGTCATTAACCGGAGCTAAGGGACTAATCTTAGGAACATCCACCTCCGAATCAGGTCTCTCTTTCCGCTTCCCTGCAAGAGTTGAAACACTGAGAGACCAAAACCAATgtctaaaaaaatctaaacccaaACTTCACGTTCGAAACTGTTGGTACCTAATATGGACCTAGGATTATCTGAGTCGTCATTGTTTGAAGATTTTCGATTGCCCGAGTTATTCGAATCAGATTTCAGCTTCTGCAATGACAATGACGAGAACCAAACAAAGAAGGAGATATCAATGGCTGAACAAAGTCTggaggaagaggaaggaggggtaagagagagaaggagacaAACTTGTTGGAGGAGTGACCAATTAGGGTTTATCTGaacgggtttagggtttttcttcttctgctttctCTTCAGATCAGAACTCATCTTCTTCCTACACGACGAACTATGGCGGCTCAAGAGTCAGGTTTCAACTTTTAAGACCTAACTTAAAACAGCTTGATGTCTGCTTATGCGTACGCGACACCGTTTCGCTAAGATTGGTTTAACGAGACCAAACCGcgtattaataatttaatattaagattcattttaatgtttttattattgttttgtttcGGTTGTTGTTGGTAAGTAAATTACTAATTAAacttgaccaaaaaaaagagagtaaattACTAATTAAACATTGAATTTAATTCGTTTGGCCTAACTCTTAACCACCATTAGAAAATAATGAAATCAAAAGGAACACAAAAAGTATCATTGATTTTCAAAATCGTTAAAATATCATTGATTTTCAAAATCGTTACTAGTTAAGAGCATGTTAGTATTCACTATCGGCTAccacattcttcttctttgttaaaTTGGCAAATGCCTTCGGTACTAGACAAAAGTGATCTTATTATTCAAAGTAGTATTAATTaactagggtcggtccgcgcTACGCACGGAATTTGAGTTATGTGTCATTTCTGTTTGAACataattgtaaaataatttctagttaggaaattgttttttttttcctattgattttttttttatgatcaattttcctattgattttaatattttattttatgagatATTACAAATAAATTGTGTTCAATAGTATAATGAAAGACGATATGATAGTTCTAAGTATGAGACAACCTTAGTTGCCTTGCGGTTAAAGGGCTATGTAGGATTTGTATAATTGTGTTGAGgattctaaaaaatttcaaacctctgaTTGGTTGTATGTTAGATTTGCATCCGAAAATAATGTGTATGATTTGATCTttgcttttttaaaaatatttgtgggAAAAGTTGATTCCAGGAGATGAACTAAAAGAAGAATTAAATGTGATGAGTTATTTTGTTTGTCGTGGTTTTGTGTATACAATATTGATCAATTTGATTTGGGAGAGCAGTTTAGTTTGGAGAAGAAGTTTTTGGGTGACATATTTGATAAGCTACATGGACTTTCAATGGTGTTGAAGTTGTTGGCCTTTTTTAAATTTGAGTCATGATTGGTGAGGTTATTGTTTTTGTATTATGGATTTGCAAAGATTGGTAActtgattttaataattatgtttGTAGAAAGAGTTTGGACCTTAGACAGGAAAAAAATGATAGCTGTCAACTTATTATTAAATCTTCTTAAAAGACCATCTTCACTTCTATCaaagaaaaaatgatatttgccaaacaaacaaaacttaaGTTCAGATAGTATGTAGTGTTTTTGATACTTTGTCTAAGCATCCAAAACGGCAAAACGGCAAAGGACTTCATAGTGGTAAGAGACCTTACAAAGATTACTTGCGTCAGAAGATAATGCGTATACTAACAAATGTGTATGCTTAGATAGTCTTGATCCCATTAAGTATACAATATTGCCATCGTTTATTTTAATGTTGAAGACCAAAGACATAATCACTTCTATTAAAACAAATGAATTGAGAAGCTAGCTTGCACATAATCAAAATAGAGATCATGCCAGAACAATCGAAAATGCAAACAAAAACTGGATTCGTTTGAATTCTCTCATCTCATAATTTCTTCCAAAACAAAATTGGTAGACACTTGTTATCAGCAGGAAAGGTCGTAATGTAAGGAGCAGAATATGGATTATTCTGCAGCTTGAGCTGTCTCTTTTGAGAGCACACATATTCTTGACCAGTCACCACTATACCTGAAGAGTTTATTAGCAACACTATGATAAGagtgtcacaaaaaaaaaaaaagcaacacTATGATAAGTATCCTGAGAAACAAAACAAGCAGGTTTTGTTATGTATTCTTGAGCAGCACCAAGCATACAGTtcaattaaaaaacataaattctgCAACGTTAAGCAATGCAATTTTACCTTATAGGCTCTATTTTTACTTTAGTTCAGCTTGCATTTACACAGCAAACCCAATCAATTAGGAGGCGTGATATCCCTTGTCAACATAACATTTGCACTTATAATTGGGCAAGCAAGGAATTCGGCCAAAGAGGAACAGGAAATGACTCTTGTCTCATAAAAATGCACTCAAGACCCTTATGTTTTGCAGCAACATTGATGACTTCGTGAAAGAATAATTCTATCTCAAAATCTCATATGCTTCTGTAATATGGAATGCATAAACGGTATTCCCCAGTTGCATTTTACAAACTCTTATCTAATTGAAATTAAACCCAATCTCAAGCCTAGCAATGGCTATAAGAACccaaaaaccctaaacaaaTTACAATTATAGGAACTAACAGGACATCATAGACCCTCGAGTAGTTGTTAAAAATGACTGCAGACCCAAATGAGACCCATTTTGTGAATTACAGGACTTCAAAGTCGAGTTTATAATGATGTGGAGGGTGAGACACTTACAGTAGTGCTTATTATGGCTGCCCCGACAACGTCCAAGTGACGTTTCAGAGGGTAGTGTACTCCTAGATAAAATAGATGGTGTTATGTTAACCGGGATAAAAATTTTGAGTCCACATTAACAAAAACTAATCAAGAGTTTCTCTGAATTCTCATGACATGAAGGCACTATAACTTACAGTCATTCTCAGGAAGAAGACAAAATGAATTCCACGTTTTTAATAAGTCGTTCTGCACATAAGCAAGTATAGGTTAAAGCCATAATgacataaccaaaaaaaaaaaaccccatcAATCATACATACCAACGATACTACTGCTCCACTGAGAAGCATTCAGAAGGCGCCAAGATTAACTCAGAGCAAGAGACCGGTAGAACCTGAGTATCCAAACTATTTTCTTCCACCAAGCTCGGCATATACAAAGGGTCCATCTGCATAACTTACACAAAGAGCGAGAAGGAAACTTCATTATGGAGATAAAAAAAACTGAGCCACCATATCCAAAGAAATATCCGACCCGTACGTAAGAATCTATCGTAAGAAAACGTACCAGAGAAGAATTCACATAGTCGAAACCGTCGATAGAGATGTAGAAGGAAAGAAGAGACGAAACATTGTCAGATAAGTTTTTACAGGGACACTGGACCCTTGATTGAGCCACCGTTGAACTGATATGTCCATCTTATAGAAGCAGCTATGGTTATTCTTATCAGCATCACTTGCATCGATTCTCACTTTTCAATCTAAATCAACCCACACAAAAATATCATAACCAATCTAAAAATAGGCTAACAATGGCCTcaacttataataaaatctcGTCAATATCAGTGaaggttattatttttatgcaaTTCCAAACAACAAATCAAAtcgaacaaaaaataaagatgCAATCAAATGGTTCTAGGTACTAACGCTGCCAATCAAACAATTCTTAAGCTATATTGGGGATTGAAACAGAGGCCGAAGACAAAATAATTAGGCAGAGCCTTCTTAGATCTGAAGAAAAGCAAATGTTAACTGTATATCAAATCGATAAGAATACTAACCTTTTTATAGGTGTAGATACACCGCCTTAAAAAGGAATAACTCTCATTCAATGACAGATAGTGCTTGACGTTGGTCTATGGAGTTAAGTCGTCTTTTTAAAGCCATGAATCAAACTATCGTGACGGTTCGGATTTTTAGAACCGTAAATGAAACGACACCATGGAAACCACAGACAGAGCTTGTACATGACGATTCGTCTAACTCTTCCCGAAACTCCATTATTGCTGCAGAACGTCAGAGATCGATGAAGTATATTACCCTAATTTATGTTTCGATTCGCAGCAAACAAATTTTGCGTAGAGGACAACTCACCGTACACCGCCAAATTCCCGACCCTAGCAAATCAACAGAATTAGGGTTAGAGGCGAGCTCCATCTACTCGGGCCGCAAACTCGTCGTCCAAATTTAAAGCCCAAACACATTAAATGATAAAAGCCCATCACACTCGAAACGGTGAGTTTCAAGCAGCAGAGACACGTGTCGCGTCTAGAATGCACGAATTGATGACGTGACATCCGAGCTGGACCCCCTAAGAGTGATTCAAagtcttctttatatataaagtctctttatatataaagatagatGTGAAATCTAAAGTTCGTGTTCACTGAATAAAAGCAAATAATTTTGACCAATAACAACGTTTTTCTCATAATTAGGATATCagtcaattatttttatttagccaaaaaaaaaacaattgctGTCAGAAAGCTAAGAAACcagtgaaaaatatttaaaaaggtaaagataaaAGCATAAGAGAATAtcgtaaaagaaaagaaaaactgatgagaagaggaaaataaaataaaaaaccttCCATCACCCTCCTCCTTTGATCTCTATCTCTATCTC
This region of Brassica napus cultivar Da-Ae chromosome C5, Da-Ae, whole genome shotgun sequence genomic DNA includes:
- the LOC111206533 gene encoding RNA exonuclease 4 isoform X2, with amino-acid sequence MSSDLKRKQKKKNPKPVQINPNWSLLQQKLKSDSNNSGNRKSSNNDDSDNPRSILGKRKERPDSEVDVPKISPLAPVNDDSSLTDEVAMDCEMVGVSQGTKSALGRVTLVNKWGNVLYDEFVRPVERVVDFRTHISGIRPRDLRKAKDFRVAQTKVAELIKGKILVGHALHNDLKVLLLTHPKKDIRDTAEYQPFLKDKTRKSLKHLASEFLGADIQNGEHCPIDDARAAMLLYQKNRREWERNVKDQTRMRLKQKKRKPKKRVKEANHTSTV
- the LOC111206533 gene encoding RNA exonuclease 4 isoform X3, whose amino-acid sequence is MTIPDEVAMDCEMVGVSQGTKSALGRVTLVNKWGNVLYDEFVRPVERVVDFRTHISGIRPRDLRKAKDFRVAQTKVAELIKGKILVGHALHNDLKVLLLTHPKKDIRDTAEYQPFLKYFSHLTNPSFLFSSFPIEPICNLPNRDKTRKSLKHLASEFLGADIQNGEHCPIDDARAAMLLYQKNRREWERNVKDQTRMRLKQKKRKPKKRVKEANHTSTV
- the LOC111206533 gene encoding RNA exonuclease 4 isoform X1, producing the protein MSSDLKRKQKKKNPKPVQINPNWSLLQQKLKSDSNNSGNRKSSNNDDSDNPRSILGKRKERPDSEVDVPKISPLAPVNDDSSLTDEVAMDCEMVGVSQGTKSALGRVTLVNKWGNVLYDEFVRPVERVVDFRTHISGIRPRDLRKAKDFRVAQTKVAELIKGKILVGHALHNDLKVLLLTHPKKDIRDTAEYQPFLKYFSHLTNPSFLFSSFPIEPICNLPNRDKTRKSLKHLASEFLGADIQNGEHCPIDDARAAMLLYQKNRREWERNVKDQTRMRLKQKKRKPKKRVKEANHTSTV